In Cryptomeria japonica chromosome 10, Sugi_1.0, whole genome shotgun sequence, a genomic segment contains:
- the LOC131076135 gene encoding bHLH transcription factor RHL1, translated as MQPSSLLGTAAGQSMSSGTACLSSSSPVGFQDQQPMQITSQQQQQQQQQQQQQQQQQQQQQQHFPSQFEQPNQPQMDDFIEQMFSIPSWADVGSGKAPWEYNGASANNNTQNNQKLFTMSLLPNEDHARENLQFSSYDESILASRLRQHQLGGNNSVRLNETNTSPGRSMVLQLSTGDPTHLLASMANSSRGTAVMTRSPSSGGSDGGMLPLPLSLGQGKQEEIEATFKSANNARDSNPGLFAPFVGSTRPVRPAAPNFHPQPGQVPMQSYGGMPQHQHQHQHPPPNAVGATPARPRVRARRGQATDPHSIAERLRRERIAERMKALQELVPNSNKTDKASMLDDIIDYVKFLQLQVKVLSMSRLGGAGAVAPLVADIPAEGSNNPQVGRTNGSQSSSQDGLALTERQVAKLMEEDMGTAMQYLQQKGLCLMPISLASAISSSGSRSQSAVTNPSSLQGLLASNASERQLLEPANSALSASSMSIQPAISSPGSGITEADNNNGKNGTRNPKDSREANSIAKSNGIGPNLSKKEE; from the exons ATGCAGCCGTCGTCATTGCTAGGCACCGCTGCCGGGCAGAGCATGAGCAGCGGTACAGCTTGTTTAAGCAGCAGCAGTCCAGTAGGTTTTCAAGACCAACAGCCAATGCAAATAACCAGCCAACAACAGCAACAGCAACAACAGCAGCAGCAACAGCAACAACAGCAACAGCAACAACAGCAGCAGCATTTTCCTTCACAATTCGAACAACCGAACCAACCCCAGATGGATGATTTTATTGAGCAAATGTTCTCAATTCCCTCCTGGGCCGATGTTGGAAGTGGAAAAGCCCCATGGGAATACAATGGTGCCTCAGCCAACAATAACACTCAGAATAACCAGAAATTATTCACCATGTCGCTGCTGCCTAACGAGGATCATGCCAGGGAAAATCTTCAATTTTCATCATATGATGAATCCATCTTGGCTTCCAGGCTAAGGCAGCATCAACTGGGCGGCAATAATTCTGTCAGGCTTAATGAAACCAATACATCTCCTGGTCGATCCATGGTTTTGCAGCTGAGTACAGGAGATCCAACCCATCTTCTGGCTTCCATGGCCAATTCCTCCCGAGGTACCGCGGTGATGACGAGGTCGCCCAGCTCTGGAGGAAGCGATGGGGGAATGCTCCCTCTCCCGCTCAGCCTTGGCCAAGGAAAACAGGAGGAAATTGAAGCAACTTTCAAGTCTGCAAATAAT GCACGGGACTCGAACCCGGGATTGTTCGCACCATTTGTAGGATCAACTCGGCCTGTTCGACCTGCAGCACCAAACTTCCATCCCCAG CCCGGACAAGTGCCAATGCAAAGCTATGGTGGCATGCCTCAACATCAGCACCAACACCAGCACCCACCTCCAAATGCAGTTGGAGCTACACCAGCTCGCCCTCGTGTAAGGGCACGGCGGGGTCAAGCTACCGATCCTCACAGTATTGCAGAACGA TTACGAAGGGAAAGAATAGCAGAAAGAATGAAGGCCCTGCAAGAGCTGGTTCCAAACTCCAATAAG ACAGACAAGGCCTCGATGTTAGATGACATAATCGATTATGTAAAATTCCTTCAACTGCAAGTGAAG GTATTAAGCATGAGCAGGCTAGGAGGTGCAGGAGCAGTTGCTCCACTTGTAGCTGATATTCCCGCTGAG GGATCTAACAACCCACAAGTGGGAAGGACAAATGGAAGCCAAAGCTCTTCACAAGATGGGCTGGCTTTGACGGAACGCCAAGTGGCAAAGCTAATGGAAGAAGACATGGGAACTGCCATGCAATACCTTCAGCAAAAAGGTCTATGTCTCATGCCCATATCATTAGCCAGTGCCATATCCAGCTCTGGTTCAAGGTCTCAGTCAGCTGTAACAAATCCTAGTTCACTTCAAGGATTATTAGCATCCAATGCCTCAGAGAGGCAGCTTCTAGAACCTGCAAACTCAGCATTATCTGCTTCATCTATGAGCATTCAACCAGCCATCAGTTCACCAGGCAGTGGAATAACTGAAGCTGATAACAACAATGGTAAGAATGGAACAAGGAATCCCAAGGATTCAAGAGAAGCTAATTCCATTGCAAAATCTAATGGAATAGGACCCAACCTTTCAAAGAAAGAGGAATAG